The Gemmatimonadales bacterium genome window below encodes:
- a CDS encoding tetratricopeptide repeat protein — protein sequence MMLWNRSARTVVLCLLAGTPLQAQRAIPPDTLFTVFDGDTIPDMGAVGGVAVDKLGYVYVADFRNQLWRYTPGGSVERYADGFYGSSGNAVGPRGEVYQSSFHGNYITRVNRDGSTELWADRGLDGPVGIAVGEGGELYVVNCRGGFVSVVRPDHEVTRLVDGPLFACPNGITRDDQGDFFVVNFSNTTIVRVTPGGMASVFADVPGAGGNGHIVYARGGFYVTKLRGHQVFRVERDGTVSVVAGTGVQGQSDGPATTALMSQPNGIAVSPSGQELWVNELVSGGGVTGGAARSVLRRIRLVSMTDVLSTTTAGDGSVEAAYLAYRTARPNEETSASAIAVGYQFLQTGRIQDALAVFRLNATDFPDDPTSQYQLGEAYRFTGQPEQAAAQYRTTLRLDPNYPQAAARLKAVGGE from the coding sequence ATGATGCTGTGGAACCGGAGCGCCCGGACCGTTGTGCTGTGCCTCCTGGCGGGCACCCCCCTCCAGGCGCAGCGCGCCATCCCGCCCGACACCCTGTTCACGGTGTTCGACGGCGACACCATTCCCGACATGGGGGCGGTCGGCGGCGTCGCCGTCGACAAGCTGGGTTACGTCTATGTGGCGGACTTCCGCAACCAGCTTTGGCGCTACACGCCCGGGGGCTCGGTCGAGCGGTATGCGGACGGGTTCTACGGCTCGTCCGGGAACGCCGTCGGTCCGCGGGGCGAGGTCTACCAGTCCAGCTTCCACGGGAACTACATCACGCGGGTCAACCGCGACGGCAGCACGGAGCTGTGGGCCGACCGGGGGCTCGACGGCCCCGTGGGGATCGCGGTGGGGGAGGGCGGGGAACTCTACGTCGTCAATTGCCGCGGTGGCTTCGTTTCCGTGGTGCGACCCGACCACGAAGTCACGCGCCTGGTCGACGGGCCGCTCTTTGCATGCCCGAACGGGATTACACGGGACGACCAGGGCGATTTCTTCGTGGTGAACTTCTCGAATACGACGATCGTGCGGGTTACCCCCGGGGGCATGGCCAGCGTCTTCGCCGACGTGCCGGGCGCTGGGGGCAACGGCCACATCGTGTATGCCCGCGGCGGGTTCTATGTCACCAAGCTCCGCGGCCACCAGGTATTTCGCGTGGAGCGGGACGGGACCGTCTCGGTCGTGGCGGGAACCGGGGTGCAAGGGCAGTCCGACGGGCCTGCCACGACGGCGTTGATGAGTCAGCCGAATGGAATCGCCGTGTCGCCCTCCGGGCAGGAGTTGTGGGTGAACGAGCTGGTGTCGGGCGGCGGCGTCACGGGCGGCGCCGCCCGGTCGGTGCTGCGGCGAATCCGGCTGGTGTCGATGACCGACGTGCTGTCGACGACCACCGCGGGGGACGGGAGCGTGGAAGCCGCCTACCTGGCCTATCGGACGGCGCGGCCCAACGAGGAGACCTCGGCGAGCGCCATTGCGGTTGGGTACCAGTTCCTGCAGACGGGGCGAATCCAGGACGCCCTCGCGGTGTTTCGCCTGAACGCCACGGACTTCCCTGACGACCCCACGAGCCAGTACCAGCTTGGCGAGGCGTACCGGTTTACCGGCCAGCCGGAGCAGGCTGCGGCTCAGTACAGGACCACCCTGCGACTCGATCCGAACTATCCGCAGGCGGCCGCCCGACTGAAGGCGGTCGGCGGGGAGTGA
- a CDS encoding nitronate monooxygenase, whose translation MIASTSIPPIIQGGMGVGISDWRLARAVAERGQLGVVSGTAIDTVLVRRLQDGDPDGHMRRAMAAFPIPDVAAEVERRYFLPEGREPGAPYKLLSMDKQVASTARQLVVVLASFVEVYLAKEGHEGMVGMNLLTKIQSPTLGALYGAMLAGVDVILMGAGIPREIPAALDRLAEHEPAKLRFEVEGLPAGQEESLTFDPAALWATTPPVLRRPQFLAIIASNSLATVLARKASGKVNGFIIEGPTAGGHNAPPRGAPTFNERGEPVYGARDEVDLAKVAELGLPFWLAGGTGRRGSLGEALAAGANGVQVGTLFAYCDESGLADELKYGVLSHVESGEVTVTTDPRASPTGFPFKVVTWPGASGAGGGRERICDLGVLRVPYHTPEGKIGYRCAAEPVDAYVKKGGKAEDTEGRRCLCNGLMADLGLGQTRANDTVEPPLVTSGDDLQAIGAFLAGRSHYSAGDVLDYLSA comes from the coding sequence ATGATCGCCAGTACCTCGATTCCCCCGATCATCCAGGGTGGCATGGGCGTCGGCATTTCCGACTGGCGCCTGGCGCGGGCGGTGGCCGAGCGGGGGCAGCTGGGCGTGGTGTCTGGCACCGCCATCGATACGGTGCTGGTGCGCCGACTGCAGGACGGCGATCCTGACGGCCATATGCGACGTGCCATGGCTGCCTTCCCGATACCCGACGTGGCTGCGGAGGTGGAACGGCGCTACTTCCTCCCTGAGGGCCGTGAGCCCGGCGCACCGTACAAGCTTCTTTCCATGGACAAGCAGGTGGCGAGCACGGCACGGCAACTGGTCGTCGTCCTGGCCTCGTTTGTCGAGGTCTATCTCGCGAAGGAGGGCCACGAGGGGATGGTGGGGATGAATCTCCTCACCAAGATCCAGAGCCCGACCCTGGGGGCGCTCTACGGCGCCATGCTGGCCGGGGTCGACGTGATCCTCATGGGTGCTGGCATTCCCCGGGAAATTCCCGCCGCGCTGGACCGCCTCGCCGAGCATGAACCTGCAAAGCTGCGCTTCGAGGTGGAGGGGCTTCCCGCGGGCCAGGAGGAATCCCTCACGTTCGACCCCGCGGCCCTCTGGGCCACGACCCCGCCGGTGCTCCGACGGCCCCAGTTCCTGGCCATCATCGCCAGCAATTCACTGGCAACGGTCCTGGCCCGGAAGGCCAGTGGCAAGGTGAACGGGTTCATCATCGAGGGGCCAACCGCCGGTGGCCACAACGCCCCGCCGCGTGGTGCGCCGACGTTCAACGAGCGTGGTGAGCCGGTGTACGGCGCGCGGGATGAGGTGGATCTTGCGAAAGTGGCGGAGCTGGGCTTGCCCTTCTGGCTGGCCGGCGGCACGGGTCGGCGCGGAAGCCTGGGGGAGGCGCTGGCCGCCGGGGCCAATGGCGTCCAGGTGGGGACCTTGTTCGCGTATTGCGATGAGTCGGGGCTGGCCGACGAACTGAAGTATGGGGTGCTCTCCCATGTCGAGTCGGGCGAGGTCACGGTAACGACCGACCCGCGAGCGTCCCCGACCGGGTTTCCATTCAAGGTGGTGACCTGGCCCGGGGCCTCCGGAGCCGGCGGGGGACGCGAGCGGATCTGCGACCTTGGGGTGCTCCGGGTGCCGTATCACACGCCGGAAGGCAAGATCGGGTATCGGTGTGCGGCCGAACCGGTCGATGCCTACGTCAAGAAGGGCGGCAAGGCCGAAGACACCGAGGGCCGCCGGTGCCTTTGCAACGGACTCATGGCCGACCTCGGGCTGGGGCAGACCCGCGCGAATGACACAGTCGAGCCCCCTCTCGTCACCAGCGGCGACGACCTCCAGGCCATCGGTGCATTCCTGGCGGGACGGAGCCACTACAGCGCGGGGGACGTGCTCGACTACCTGTCCGCCTAG
- a CDS encoding PadR family transcriptional regulator has protein sequence MADLDLLQGTLDLIILKALIWGPSHGYSIARWVAETTEGDLQVEEGALYTGLHRMERRGWIAAEWGLSENNRKAKFYSLTPVGRRQLHDKTAEWNRYTRALSRVLQTA, from the coding sequence ATGGCCGACCTCGACCTGCTGCAGGGCACCCTCGACCTGATCATTCTGAAGGCGCTCATTTGGGGCCCCTCTCACGGCTATTCCATCGCGCGATGGGTTGCCGAGACCACGGAGGGGGATCTCCAGGTCGAGGAGGGTGCACTCTACACGGGCCTGCACCGGATGGAGCGGCGCGGCTGGATCGCCGCCGAGTGGGGGCTGTCGGAGAACAACAGGAAGGCCAAGTTTTACAGCCTGACCCCGGTTGGCCGGCGCCAGCTGCACGACAAGACCGCCGAATGGAACCGCTACACCCGTGCCCTCTCGCGTGTTCTGCAGACCGCCTGA
- a CDS encoding ADOP family duplicated permease yields MHPRFRRLFRIDRGAVDVPAAIADELDFHFAATIDELTSQGWTTERATAEAHRRFGDFDRTRRDLQAIDRGRVSRERRVRWWNGIAQDTRYALRGLRLSPGFTLGVMLTLGLGIGANAMMFGIVDPMLFRTPDYLATPANANRIYVRSAYQGRTFYRGSLSYGLLQDISRDTHSFSQIVGYWSSKLAVGDADAVEERVSGVSASFWQMFPVRPELGRLFSEAEDRYPVGDPVIVLSWPYWQSHFGGQRDVLGSHLRIGRFDYTVIGVAPRDLLGLERRRTIGFVPLTSLAANSFPARRSGIPYDGYNMSWLQVAVERRAGVDLAVAAADLQDAVLRSYQRRHELEPQSAPVSELKPQGILAPIQEEAGPNRSAVTRVGTWLAGVALLVLLIACANVGNLLLARALRRRREIALRLALGVSRGRLLRQLLTESLLLAMLGGALAIGMASVGGGLLRRTMLPGSEGLGTLSDPRTLVFSAVVAVLAAVLCGLAPAAQLLRSDLASALKGSSREGSYQRSRVRITLLVLQGALSVVLLVGAGLFVASLRAVRADPLGYDADRVVYVESVYRGETLTRDAMDQLQQRLVTRAGALPGVEAAARTATVPFYMDWGEDIFVPGVDSASNRGDFIFQAVSGDYFQAMGTRILQGRGITNEDRAGSRPVIVVSESMAALLWPGQNPLEKCVRVRSESAPCQDVIGVAEDIKRGSLREDPGLMYYVPLEQVPTPTNGIFVRTTAPASVAAAEVRRQLQAEMPGTAYLTAVPLSDLVAPEMRSWQLGATLFTVFGGLALLVASIGLYSVVAFTVAQRRQEMGIRVALGATTGGVVRMVVGDAVRVMGLAVGLGLAASLAAARWVEPMLFRTSPGDPVILGGVATTLLIVGVVASLAPAWRAAQTDPVAALKSE; encoded by the coding sequence ATGCATCCCCGCTTCCGCCGCCTCTTCCGCATCGATCGCGGTGCCGTGGACGTTCCCGCGGCCATCGCGGACGAGCTCGACTTCCACTTCGCCGCCACCATCGACGAGCTCACCTCCCAGGGCTGGACCACCGAGCGGGCAACGGCGGAGGCCCATCGTCGGTTCGGCGACTTCGACCGCACCCGCCGTGACTTGCAGGCGATCGACCGGGGCCGGGTCAGCCGGGAGCGGCGCGTCCGGTGGTGGAACGGCATAGCCCAGGACACCCGCTACGCGCTGCGCGGGCTTCGGCTCTCCCCCGGCTTCACGCTCGGAGTGATGCTCACGCTGGGCCTGGGGATCGGCGCCAACGCGATGATGTTCGGGATCGTTGACCCGATGCTCTTCCGGACGCCCGACTACCTCGCCACGCCGGCGAACGCCAACCGGATCTACGTCCGGTCGGCCTATCAGGGGAGGACGTTCTATCGCGGGTCGCTCTCCTACGGCCTGCTGCAGGATATCTCGCGCGACACGCACAGCTTCTCACAGATCGTCGGATACTGGTCCTCCAAGCTGGCGGTTGGCGATGCCGACGCGGTGGAGGAACGGGTCTCCGGCGTCAGCGCCTCCTTCTGGCAGATGTTTCCTGTCCGGCCCGAGCTCGGCCGGCTCTTCTCCGAGGCGGAGGACCGGTATCCCGTCGGCGATCCGGTGATCGTGCTGAGCTGGCCCTACTGGCAGTCCCATTTCGGCGGCCAGCGGGATGTCCTGGGCAGCCATCTCAGGATCGGCCGGTTCGACTATACGGTCATCGGCGTCGCGCCCCGTGACCTGCTCGGCCTCGAGCGTCGCCGGACGATCGGTTTTGTCCCGCTGACCAGCCTCGCGGCCAATTCCTTTCCGGCTCGACGTTCCGGCATTCCCTACGACGGCTACAACATGAGCTGGTTGCAGGTGGCGGTCGAACGACGGGCCGGAGTGGACCTGGCCGTGGCCGCCGCCGACCTGCAGGATGCCGTCCTGCGCTCCTACCAGCGACGCCACGAACTCGAGCCGCAAAGTGCTCCCGTGTCCGAGCTCAAGCCGCAGGGCATTCTCGCCCCGATCCAGGAAGAAGCGGGCCCGAATCGCTCGGCCGTCACCAGGGTCGGCACCTGGCTCGCCGGTGTCGCCCTGCTGGTGCTCCTGATCGCCTGCGCCAACGTCGGCAACCTGCTGCTCGCCCGCGCGCTCCGACGCCGTCGGGAGATTGCCCTGCGTCTGGCGCTCGGCGTGTCGCGCGGCCGGCTGCTCCGGCAGTTGCTTACCGAGAGCCTCCTCCTGGCCATGCTCGGGGGTGCGCTGGCCATTGGCATGGCCAGCGTCGGCGGCGGCCTCCTTCGGCGCACAATGCTGCCCGGCTCCGAGGGACTTGGCACGCTGAGCGACCCGCGGACGCTGGTGTTCTCGGCGGTCGTGGCGGTGCTGGCGGCGGTGCTCTGCGGCCTGGCGCCGGCGGCACAGCTGCTCCGTTCGGACCTCGCCAGCGCGCTCAAGGGGAGCAGCCGGGAGGGGAGCTACCAGCGGTCACGCGTGCGGATCACCCTGCTGGTGCTGCAAGGCGCGCTGTCCGTGGTGCTGCTGGTCGGCGCGGGGTTGTTCGTTGCCTCGCTGCGGGCGGTCCGGGCCGATCCACTGGGGTACGACGCCGATCGCGTGGTGTACGTGGAGTCGGTCTATCGCGGCGAGACGCTGACCCGCGACGCGATGGACCAGCTGCAACAGCGGCTGGTGACGCGGGCCGGTGCGCTCCCGGGGGTCGAGGCCGCCGCCCGGACTGCCACCGTGCCGTTCTACATGGATTGGGGGGAGGACATCTTCGTGCCGGGGGTGGATTCCGCCAGCAACCGGGGCGATTTCATCTTCCAGGCGGTCAGCGGCGACTACTTCCAGGCGATGGGGACGCGCATTCTGCAGGGGCGGGGCATCACCAACGAGGACCGCGCGGGCTCGAGACCGGTCATCGTGGTGAGCGAATCGATGGCCGCCCTCCTCTGGCCCGGTCAGAATCCGCTGGAGAAGTGCGTCCGCGTGCGCAGTGAATCCGCGCCATGTCAGGACGTCATCGGGGTGGCCGAGGACATCAAGCGTGGATCCCTGCGGGAGGATCCGGGGCTGATGTACTACGTTCCGCTCGAACAGGTGCCGACGCCCACCAACGGAATCTTCGTCCGGACCACCGCTCCCGCGTCCGTTGCCGCGGCGGAGGTGCGCCGCCAGTTGCAGGCTGAAATGCCGGGCACCGCGTACCTCACGGCCGTTCCCCTGAGCGACCTCGTCGCGCCGGAAATGCGGTCCTGGCAGCTGGGGGCCACGCTGTTCACGGTGTTCGGCGGGCTGGCATTGCTCGTGGCCAGCATCGGCCTCTATAGCGTGGTGGCGTTCACTGTGGCGCAGCGGCGGCAGGAGATGGGAATCCGCGTGGCGCTGGGCGCGACGACCGGCGGCGTGGTGCGGATGGTGGTCGGCGACGCCGTCCGTGTCATGGGGCTGGCGGTCGGTCTCGGACTGGCAGCCTCACTCGCGGCCGCACGCTGGGTGGAGCCGATGCTCTTCCGGACGTCGCCTGGCGATCCGGTCATTCTCGGCGGCGTCGCGACGACCCTGCTCATCGTCGGCGTGGTCGCATCACTCGCCCCGGCGTGGCGCGCAGCACAGACCGACCCGGTGGCCGCGCTCAAGAGCGAGTAG
- a CDS encoding TfoX/Sxy family protein: MSVSPSFRTYVLEQLGRVAPAIRARSMFGGVGIYSADLFFALIDEDTVYFKVDDSNRAMFEARGMGPFEPYGPGGGSMQYYTVPEDVLENPEELQEWVEAALVVSRRKKTRRPRRGKS, translated from the coding sequence ATGAGCGTCTCCCCATCGTTCCGGACCTACGTGCTGGAGCAGCTCGGTCGCGTGGCGCCGGCCATCCGCGCTCGTTCGATGTTCGGCGGGGTCGGGATCTACAGCGCGGATCTCTTCTTCGCCTTGATCGACGAGGACACCGTCTATTTCAAGGTGGATGACAGCAACCGGGCGATGTTCGAGGCGCGGGGCATGGGGCCCTTCGAGCCCTACGGCCCGGGCGGCGGGAGCATGCAGTACTACACCGTACCCGAGGACGTGCTGGAGAACCCCGAGGAGCTGCAGGAGTGGGTGGAGGCGGCGCTGGTGGTCTCGCGCCGGAAGAAGACCCGCCGCCCGCGTCGGGGCAAGAGCTAG
- a CDS encoding aminotransferase class III-fold pyridoxal phosphate-dependent enzyme: MTHVFLVNSGSEANELALRLARAHTGGKDMVVVDHGYHGNTTGAIDISAYKFNKPGGGGAPDWVHVVPVPDTYRGEHRGDNAAVRYARTVDGALERVKARGGRLAGFIAETFPSVAGQIIPPTGYLPAVYERIRAAGGVCIADEVQTGLGRLGAYYWGFEQQQADPDIVVLGKPLGNGHPIGAVITTAAIARSFGNGIEFFSTFGGSTLSCRIGTEVLRLVVEDRLQANAAATGTHLLDGLRALHARHEVIGDVRGLGLFVGVDLVTDRATRAPATRVAHYVKNRLRQERILIGTEGPDDNVLKIRPPLTVDADDIDHLLSTLDRILGERPVRAP, encoded by the coding sequence ATGACTCACGTCTTCCTGGTCAATTCAGGGAGCGAGGCCAACGAGCTGGCTCTCCGCCTGGCGCGCGCCCACACCGGAGGCAAGGACATGGTGGTCGTGGACCACGGCTACCACGGCAACACCACCGGGGCCATCGACATCTCGGCGTACAAGTTCAACAAGCCAGGAGGGGGAGGAGCACCAGACTGGGTCCATGTCGTGCCGGTGCCTGACACCTATCGCGGGGAGCACCGCGGGGACAATGCGGCCGTGCGCTATGCGCGTACCGTCGATGGCGCGCTCGAGCGGGTGAAGGCCCGCGGCGGCCGCCTGGCTGGGTTCATCGCGGAGACCTTCCCGAGCGTCGCGGGGCAGATCATCCCGCCGACAGGGTATCTACCCGCCGTCTACGAGCGCATCCGGGCGGCGGGAGGGGTCTGCATCGCCGACGAGGTCCAGACCGGGCTCGGGCGGCTGGGCGCGTACTACTGGGGGTTCGAGCAGCAGCAGGCCGATCCTGACATCGTGGTGCTCGGCAAGCCGCTGGGGAACGGGCATCCGATCGGAGCGGTGATCACGACCGCGGCGATTGCACGCTCCTTCGGCAACGGGATCGAGTTCTTCTCGACGTTCGGCGGGAGCACGCTGTCCTGCCGCATCGGCACCGAGGTGCTGCGGCTCGTGGTGGAGGACCGCCTGCAGGCCAACGCGGCAGCGACCGGCACCCACCTCCTCGACGGGCTGCGGGCGCTCCACGCTCGGCATGAAGTCATCGGTGACGTGCGGGGACTCGGGCTCTTCGTGGGCGTCGATCTCGTGACCGATCGCGCCACCCGGGCGCCGGCGACGCGGGTGGCCCACTACGTCAAGAACCGGCTGCGCCAGGAACGGATCCTGATCGGGACGGAGGGACCGGACGACAACGTACTGAAGATCCGCCCACCGCTCACTGTGGACGCCGATGACATCGACCATCTCCTGTCGACGCTGGACCGCATACTCGGCGAGCGGCCAGTACGCGCCCCCTGA
- a CDS encoding peptidoglycan DD-metalloendopeptidase family protein — protein MTDGRAHWAEQLHQAWGIEGDLHPLAGEFDLNFRVDAHDGRQFVLKVMRSSSDHAFVEMLCTAHVQIRTRDDTVPVPPVLPLPSGELWCARPDERGQPRFLWLLAALPGEVYASTFPHTLPLIHELGGCVARLDRALVGFTHPQLQRGMKWDLRHAGWIAAHLDRIGDLDRRALLGRVLARHAKLLSALSGQPLAPIHNDVNDYNVLVAPEEDGTPRVTGILDLGDLILGPIVAEIAIAAAYVALDHPHPERAIAALVAGYHAETPLSGAQLELIWPLLLTRLAVSVVNSAMVAKERPGDSYVVVSEAPAWRFLERAQDFSEARMAAHLRAACGLPATDAAGRVLAWLDSSRGSFAPVVPADLPSAPVVSLAFAESAMPRDLDQMRDAEARALGPDVHGTAAWIGRYGEPRGIYTDAAFRAGPYRGAPRRTVHLGVDLFMEAGTQVHAPCDAVVAVVAYREGHLDYGGMVVLRHTTPAGDDFATLYGHLSSAMVDALKPGQRVARGEVFANLGEPGENGGWQPHLHFQLVAAPEAMPANWPGVADPDDLALWRAISPNPAPLLNLPDDRVAYRPLDTAGITGKRRDRFASNLRLSYDEPCLFVRGWRTHLYDQWGRPHLDAYNNVPHVGHAHPRLAAVACDQMGRLNTNTRYLHPAQIEFARRCWPRCPHR, from the coding sequence ATGACGGACGGCAGGGCGCATTGGGCGGAGCAGCTGCACCAGGCTTGGGGAATCGAGGGCGACCTGCACCCGCTCGCGGGCGAGTTCGACCTGAACTTCCGGGTGGACGCGCACGATGGCCGACAGTTCGTGCTGAAGGTCATGCGGTCGTCATCGGACCACGCGTTCGTCGAGATGCTCTGCACCGCGCACGTCCAGATCCGGACACGCGACGACACGGTCCCGGTCCCGCCAGTGCTACCGCTTCCTTCCGGAGAGCTGTGGTGTGCCCGGCCTGACGAGCGTGGGCAGCCCCGGTTCCTGTGGCTCCTCGCCGCCCTGCCCGGGGAGGTGTACGCCTCCACTTTCCCCCACACCCTTCCCCTCATCCATGAGCTCGGCGGCTGCGTGGCCCGCCTGGATCGTGCACTGGTGGGCTTCACGCATCCGCAACTGCAGCGGGGCATGAAGTGGGACCTGCGACACGCCGGATGGATCGCCGCGCATCTCGACCGCATTGGGGACCTTGATCGCCGGGCGTTGCTCGGCCGCGTGCTGGCGCGCCACGCCAAGCTCCTGTCCGCGCTCAGCGGGCAACCACTGGCACCGATTCACAACGACGTGAACGACTACAACGTCCTCGTCGCGCCGGAGGAGGACGGCACCCCACGCGTCACCGGCATCCTCGATCTCGGCGATCTCATCCTCGGGCCGATCGTCGCGGAAATTGCCATCGCGGCTGCCTACGTGGCGCTCGATCATCCGCATCCGGAGCGTGCGATCGCCGCACTGGTGGCCGGCTACCACGCCGAGACACCGCTGTCGGGCGCGCAGCTCGAGCTGATCTGGCCGCTACTGCTGACGCGCCTGGCGGTGAGCGTCGTCAACTCGGCAATGGTGGCAAAGGAGCGGCCGGGTGACTCGTATGTCGTCGTCTCCGAGGCACCCGCCTGGCGATTCCTCGAGCGGGCGCAGGACTTTTCGGAAGCGCGCATGGCGGCTCACCTGCGGGCAGCCTGCGGACTGCCGGCGACGGACGCGGCGGGCCGCGTGCTTGCGTGGCTCGACTCCTCACGCGGCTCCTTTGCCCCGGTTGTACCCGCCGACCTGCCTTCCGCCCCCGTCGTTTCCCTGGCCTTCGCCGAATCGGCGATGCCGCGGGATCTCGACCAGATGCGCGATGCCGAGGCGCGGGCGCTCGGGCCGGACGTCCACGGCACGGCCGCATGGATTGGTCGCTACGGCGAGCCGCGCGGCATCTACACCGACGCCGCCTTTCGCGCGGGACCCTACCGTGGCGCCCCTCGACGCACCGTGCACCTTGGCGTGGACCTCTTCATGGAGGCCGGCACGCAGGTGCACGCACCCTGTGACGCGGTCGTAGCTGTCGTGGCGTATCGGGAGGGGCACCTGGACTACGGCGGCATGGTCGTCCTGCGTCATACGACCCCGGCGGGCGACGATTTCGCGACGCTGTACGGCCACCTCTCCTCGGCGATGGTTGATGCGCTGAAGCCTGGCCAGCGTGTGGCGAGGGGAGAGGTGTTCGCCAACCTTGGAGAGCCCGGGGAGAACGGCGGCTGGCAGCCCCACCTCCATTTCCAGCTGGTGGCGGCGCCCGAGGCGATGCCGGCCAACTGGCCCGGCGTTGCCGACCCCGACGACTTGGCCCTCTGGCGTGCGATTTCTCCCAACCCCGCCCCGCTCCTGAACCTTCCGGACGATCGTGTCGCGTATCGGCCCCTCGACACTGCGGGGATCACGGGCAAGCGGCGCGATCGCTTCGCGTCGAACCTCCGGCTCAGCTACGACGAACCGTGCCTTTTCGTTCGCGGCTGGCGCACGCACCTGTACGACCAGTGGGGCCGCCCGCACCTGGACGCCTACAACAACGTGCCACACGTGGGGCATGCGCATCCGCGGCTCGCCGCGGTCGCGTGTGACCAGATGGGACGGCTGAACACGAACACCCGCTACCTCCATCCCGCCCAGATCGAGTTCGCAAGGCGCTGCTGGCCAAGATGCCCGCACAGATGA
- a CDS encoding SRPBCC family protein — protein sequence MSTGTVRLYRVLRAPPERVYRALLDPDAMAKWLPPHGFTGRVHQMDARVGGGYTMSFTNFGTGSSHSFGGTYVELTPNERIRYTDRFDDPNLPGEMQVSISLAPVSCGTELTVVQEGIPAPIPVEFCHLGWQESLALLAHLVEPNIPDGA from the coding sequence ATGTCCACAGGCACCGTCCGCCTTTACCGGGTCCTCCGGGCGCCGCCGGAGCGCGTCTACCGTGCGTTGCTTGACCCTGATGCGATGGCAAAGTGGCTGCCGCCACACGGTTTCACCGGCAGGGTCCACCAAATGGACGCGCGCGTGGGTGGCGGCTACACCATGTCCTTCACCAACTTCGGCACCGGATCGAGCCACTCTTTCGGTGGTACCTACGTCGAACTCACCCCGAACGAGCGAATTCGGTATACCGATCGATTCGACGACCCGAATCTACCGGGTGAAATGCAGGTCTCGATCTCGCTGGCTCCCGTCTCGTGCGGGACGGAACTCACGGTCGTCCAAGAAGGGATTCCGGCCCCCATTCCGGTCGAGTTCTGCCACCTCGGTTGGCAGGAGTCGCTGGCGCTGCTGGCCCACCTCGTTGAGCCCAACATTCCAGACGGCGCGTAG
- a CDS encoding DoxX family protein, with the protein MTPPTNSRYLPAAQTALRIAAGLTYFSHGAQKLFGWFGGMGSDGGTVDLMTRFGAAGVIEVVAGTCLVLGLGTRLAAFIASGEMAVAYFWVHAANSGQIWWWSNRGEMVLLYSFIWLTFAAWGAGPYSLDAWLARGRSTT; encoded by the coding sequence GTGACCCCTCCCACGAACAGCCGTTACCTCCCCGCGGCCCAGACAGCCCTCCGCATTGCGGCCGGCCTGACCTACTTCTCCCACGGCGCGCAGAAGCTGTTCGGGTGGTTTGGCGGCATGGGCTCCGACGGTGGCACCGTGGACCTCATGACACGGTTCGGCGCAGCGGGCGTCATCGAAGTGGTCGCGGGCACCTGCCTGGTGCTGGGCCTCGGCACCCGCCTCGCGGCCTTCATCGCTTCGGGCGAGATGGCCGTGGCCTACTTCTGGGTCCATGCCGCCAACAGCGGCCAGATCTGGTGGTGGAGCAATCGCGGTGAGATGGTGCTGCTCTATTCCTTCATCTGGCTGACCTTTGCGGCCTGGGGCGCCGGCCCATACAGTCTCGACGCCTGGCTCGCCCGCGGCCGATCCACCACCTGA